Below is a window of Herbiconiux aconitum DNA.
AAAGGCGCCGGCAGCGGTGAGCAGGCCCACGATCACCACGGTCACGATCAGACGTTTCAGCCAGCGCCGCGGTTTGCGCTCGTGACCCCGGTCGTCGTAGCCGCCGCGGCCCCCGCCGCCTCCGCCCGAACTCGAGGCCCGGTGGTGAGCCGGCTGCTCCGCGACCCGGCGCGCGTCGCGCCTCGTCGCGGGCTGTCCGCTCCGCGTGCTGGCGCGTCCGTCTTTCGTCTCCACGGGCGTCTCTGCGCGGAAGAACTCGGCGAACGGATGGTTCTCTGGTGGCTGGCGGTCAGTCACTACCTTTTCCTTGGCTCGGGTCGATGAGGATGCCGGGGGGCTTTCCCGAGGAACGCTCACTGTCGAGGGCGTGCTGCACGAGTATAACCGCGGCGACCTGATCGATCACGGGGCGGGAACTGCGAGTATTGCGGCCGTTGGCGTGCAGAGCCGTCTGTGCCGAGACCGTGGTGAGGCGTTCGTCGATCATCCGCACGGGCGGATTCCGGGCCGTGGCGAGGCGTTCGGCGAAGTCCCGGGCATCCTGAGTGGAGGCGGTCTCGCCCCCGCTCATCGACAGCGGCAGGCCCACCACGATCTCCATCGCGTCGAGCTCGGCGACGATGTCGCGGATGCGCCGGATGTCGGCATCGCCCTCTCCGTCTTTCGAGCGCGGAACGGTCTCCACCGGAGTCGCAAGCATGCCGTGGGGGTCGGTGCGCGCCACTCCGATGCGCGCCTTCCCGACGTCGATGCCGATCCTGACTCCTGGGCGCATCCGCTACCCGGCCACGGACTGGGTGATCGCGGTGAGCGCCGCGCCGATCGCGGTGACGTCGGTGCCGCCGCCCTGGGCGAGGTCGTCTTTGCCGCCTCCGCCGCCGCCGAGCACACCGGCTGCGAGTTTGGCGAGGGCCCCGGCCTTCGCGCCGGTGGCGCGCGCGCCCTCCGTCGTCGCGACGATGACCACGGGCTTCCCGGCTGCGACCGCGGCAAGCGCCACGACGGCCGAGGTGGTTCCGGATGCGGTGAGCGCGTCGCGCACGCCGGTGACCAGGTGACGCACGTCGTCGGGCGAGCGCAGCTCCCCGAGGTCTTCGGCCACGAGCGTCACGGCGCCGACCGGATGCGCGGAGGCGGCCAGCGCAGGAATCCGCGTCGACAATTGTCCGGCCTCGAACGCCGCGATCTTCTTCTCGGCCGCCTTGAGGTTCGCGGTGAGGTCGGCGATGCGTGCGGTCAGTTCGTCGCGCGGGGTCTTCAGCGATGAGGTGAGCTGCGACACCAGGGCGCGCTCGGTCGCGAACTCGCGGAACGCCTCGATGCCCACCAGCGCTTCGACGCGACGGTTGGTCGAGCCGATCGACGACTCGCCCTGCAGGTTGATCATGCCGATCTGCGCGCTCGAGGCGACGTGGGTGCCCGCGCAGAGCTCGCGCGACCACGGTCCGCCGATGTCGACCATCCGCACGACCTCGCCGTACTTCTCGCCGAACAGGGCCATCGCACCCATGGAACGCGCCTCGTCGAGCGGCAGCTCGCGGGTCACCACCTCGAGGTCGTCGCGGATGGCGAGGTTCGCGATCTCCTCGATCTCCGTGCGCGTCTCGAACGAGAGCGGCTGGTTCCAGGAGAAGTCGAGCCGCATGTACCCGGCCTTGTTGTACGAACCGGCCTGGTGGGCCTGCTCGCCGAGAGTCTCCCGCAGCGCCGCGTGGATGAGGTGGGTCGCCGAGTGCGCCTGGGTGGCACCGCGACGCCACTGCGAGTCGACGACGCTCCGCGCGAGGTCACCCACGGCCACCTGGCCGCTCGTGACCTCGGCGCGGTGACTGATCAGGCCCTTCACCGGCTTCTGCACGTCGAGCACGGTGAGTTCGAAGCCGTCGCCCACGATGGTGCCGGAGTCGGCCTCCTGCCCGCCCGACTCGGCGTAGAGGCTGGTCTCGGCGAGGATGATCTCGACCTGCTCCCCCGCCACCGCGGAGTTCACGGAGACCCCGTCGACGATGAGACCCAGTACCGGCGCCTCGCTCTCCAGCGCGTCGTACCCGTGGAACACGGTCTCGCCCAGGGCACGGAACTGGCTGTACACCGTGAGATCGGTGATGCCGAGCTTCTTGGCCTTCGCGTCGGCCTTGGCGCGCTGCTTCTGCTCCGCCATCAGCGATTCGAATGCGACCCGGTCGACGGCGAGTCCGGACTCCTCCGCGATCTCGAGGGTGAGATCGATCGGGAACCCGTAGGTGTCGTGCAGCAGGAAGGCGGTGGGGCCCTCCAGAACGGATGCGCCGCCCGCCTTGGTCGCCGCCACCGCGGTGTCGAGGATGGTCGTGCCGCCCGTCAGCGTGCGGAGGAACGACTCCTCTTCGGCGTAGGCGCCACGCGAGATGCGGTCGAAGTCGGCCGAGACCTCGGGGTAGGCGGCCTTCATGGCGTCGCGCGAGGCAGTGAGCAACTCGGGCATGGTGGCGGTGTCGACGCCGAGCAGTCGCATCGAACGCACGGTGCGCCGCAGCAGACGGCGCAGGATGTAGCCGCGCCCTTCGTTCGACGGGGTGACACCGTCGCTCATCAGCATCAGGGCGCTGCGCACGTGGTCGGCGACCACGCGCATCCGCACGTCGTCGTCGTGCACGGCGCCGTACCGGCGGCCCGAGATCTCGGCGGCACGGTCGAGCACCGGGCGCACTTGGTCGATCTCATAGAGGTTCTCGACTCCCTGCTTGAGGAACGCCACGCGCTCGAGGCCCATGCCGGTGTCGATGTTCTTGCGAGGCAGTTCGCCCAGGATCTGGAACTCGGTCTTGGAGGTGCCCTCACCGCGGAGGTACTGCATGAACACGAGGTTCCAGATTTCGATGTAGCGGTTCTCGTCGGCCACCGGGCCGCCCTCGCTGCCGTAGGCCGGTCCGCGGTCGAAGTAGATCTCCGAGCAGGGGCCGGCGGGGCCGGGCTGGCCGGTCGACCAGTAGTTGTCTTCTTTGCCACGACGCTGGATGCGCGCATCCGGCAGCCCGGCGACCCGCTTCCAGATATCGATCGCCTCGTCGTCGTCTTCGTAGACGGTGACCCACAGGTCGCGCTCGGGGAAACCGAGGCCGCCCTCGCTCTCGGGCGAGGTGAGCAGCTCCCAGGCGTAGCCGATGGCGCCCTCTTTGAAGTAGTCGCCGAACGAGAAGTTGCCGTTCATCTGGAAGAAGGTGCCATGCCGGGTGGTCTTGCCCACCTCTTCGATGTCGAGGGTGCGGATGCACTTCTGCACGCTCGTGGCTCGCGGGTACGGCGCGGGCACCAGCCCCGAGAGATAGGGGATGAACGGAACCATCCCGGCCACCGTGAACAGCAGCGACGGGTCTTCGCTGACCAGGGAGGCGGACGGAACGACCGTGTGCCCCCGGTCGCCGAAGAATTCGAGCCAGCGGGAGCGGATGTCAGCGGTGAGCATGTATTCGGGATGTCCTAGTTCGGGGAATCGTGCCGCAGCGACCGGCTCGGATGCGGCCGGCCGCGGCGCCAGGGGTCGTTACTTGCCGGCGATGGCAGCGCGGAGTTCGGCCTCGCGCTCCCGGTAACCGTCGATCAGCGAGTCGCTGAATTCTTTGGTCTTCTTGTCGAACTCATTGAAGAACTGCTTGCCCTTCGCCGTCTGGTTGAACTGGTGGGCGACCAGGAAGCCGATGCCCACACCGGCGATCAGCCACAGAAACTTCTTCATCGTCGTTCTCCTCGTTCGTGTCGGAAGCGGCAAAAGCCTCCGGCCAGTTTAGTGCGTGGTCTTCTTGGGCTTCTTGGGTCGGCGTGCGGTGCCGTCGGCATCCTCGCCTTTCGCCGCACGGAAGCTCAGCATCGCGGCCCGCACGGCGGCGCTGAAGCTGGCGAGCTTGATCAGCGGCCCGCCGACGGAGGCGGCGAAGAGCGACACCAGCGACGAGACGTTGCCGGTCACCTCTTCCACGTTGCGCGTGATCACGTCGACCCGGGCGAGCTGCTTGTTCGCCTCCTGCACGGTGACCGTCGATTCCGTGAGGATAGGCGTGATGCCGTCGCTGACGTCTTTGATGGAGTCGCGGGTCTGGTCGAACACTCCCCCGAGTTTCACCAACGGGATGGCGATGATGGCCACCAGAACAGCGAACACGCCGGCGGCGATCAGTCCTGCGATGTCTCCACCCGACATGGTTCAACCCCTCTTCGGATACACAGAAAGCGGGCCACCAGGGGTGACCCGCTCTCTAGTATGTCGTGACTGCCCACGACTCGGTGAAACGCTTAGCGCGCTGCGTAGTACTCGACGACGAGCTGCACTTCACAGGTCACAGGAACCTCGGCGCGCTTCGGGCGGCGCACGAGGCGGGCCTGCAGCTTGTCGAGCTCGACCTCGAGGTAACCCGGGGTCTTGGGGAGCAGGTCGATGTGACCGCCGGCTGCCGCGACCTGGAAGGGCTCGGTGCCCTCGGACTTGGCCTTGACGTGGATGAGCTGACCCGGCTTCACGCGGAACGACGGGCGGTCGACGAGCTGGCCGTCGACCAGGATGTGACGGTGCACGACCATCTGACGGGCCTGAGCGGTGGTGCGGGCGAAGCCCGAACGCAGGATCAGGGCGTCGAGGCGCATCTCGAGGAGCTCGACGAGGTTCTCACCGGTCAGGCCCTTCGCCTTGCGGGCCTCTTCGAAGGCGATCTTCAGCTGCTTCTCGCGGATGCCGTACTGGGCGCGCAGACGCTGCTTCTCGCGCAGACGAACGGCGTAGTCGCTGTCCTGCTTGCGCTTGGTGCGGCCGTGCTCACCGGGAGCGTAGGGGCGCTTCTCGAGGTACTTGGCCGCCTTCGGGGTGAGCGGGATGCCGAGCGCCCGGGAAAGGCGGGTCTTGCTGCGCGTACGCGACTTGGTAGCCACTTACGTCCTTTCGTTGGAATTCTTACAAGATGGATTTGCGCACAGCAGTGCGCGTGACTCCACAGGAGTCCAAGTAAGAGGGGTGTCTGCCGGGCGGTTCGGCTAAAGAACGCGATCCCGTCACCAGTGTCGATCGGCAGCCGCTCCGAAATGACGCTGATTAGGCATCGACAAGACTAGCACAGCGGATGTCGCCGATCCGCCTATTTCTGCGGTCCCCGGGTGATGTCCCGCAGCTTCGCGAGCCGGGCCGAGATCTCCCGTTCGTGCCCGTGATCGGTGGGCTCGTAGTAGGTCTTGCCGGCGAGTTCGTCGGGGAGGTACTGCTGCCGCACCACGCCGAGGTCGTCGTCATGCGGGTATTTGTAGCCCTTGCCGTGCCCCAGCCGCTTGGCGCCGGCGTAGTGGGCGTCACGCAGGTGTTTGGGCACCCGCCCGAAGTTGCCGGCCTTCACATCGGCGATGGCGGCGTTGATGCCCATGTACGCGGCGTTCGATTTCGGGGCGGTGGCGAGGTACACCACGGCCTCGGCGAGCGGGATGCGGCCCTCCGGCATCCCGATCATCTGCACGGCCTCCGCGGCCGCGACCGCGATCGGCAGTGCTTGGGGGTCGGCGATGCCGATGTCTTCCGACGCCAGGATGATGACCCGTCGCGCGATGAACCGCGGGTCTTCGCCCGCTTCGAACATGCGCGCGAGGTAGTGCAGCGAGGCGTCGACGTCGGACCCGCGCACCGACTTGATGAACGCGCTGATCACGTCGTAGTGCTCGTCGCCGTTGCGGTCGTAGCGCAGCAGCGCGCGGTCGACGGACTGCTCGAGCACCGCGCCGGTGATGAGGGGCACCTCGTCGTCGTCGGCCTCGTCGTCGTCTTCGTCGCCGTGCTCGCCGGCGGTGGCGGCCAGCACCGTGCCGGCTGAGGCCTCGAGAGCGGTGAGGGCACGACGGGCGTCGCCCGACGACATCCGGATGATCGCGGCGCGTGCTTCGTCGTCGAGCGCGACCTTGCCGGCCAGACCCCGCGGGTCGCTGACGGCCCGGTCGATCAGCACCCCCAGATCGTCGTCGGTCAACTGCTCGAGGGTCAGGAGGAGCGAACGCGAGAGCAACGGCGAGATGACCGAAAAGGAGGGGTTCTCGGTGGTGGCCGCCACGAGGATGACCCAGCCGTTCTCGACACCCGGCAACAGCGCATCCTGCTGCGCCTTGGTGAAGCGGTGGATCTCGTCGAGGAAGAGCACGGTGGAGAGGCCGTAGAGGTCGCGGTTGCGGAACGCGTCGTCCATCACCTGCCGCACGTCTTTCACCCCCGCGGTGACGGCCGAGAGCTCGACGAACTTGCGGCCCGAGCTGTGGGCGATGGCCTGCGCCAGCGTGGTCTTGCCCGTGCCGGGCGGGCCCCACAGGATGACGGACACCGAGCCGGTCGTGCCCCCGGTGTCGGAGGCCAGGTTCACGAGCGGCGAACCGGGCCGCAGGAGGTGCTTCTGACCCGCCACTTCGTCGAGACTGCGGGGCCGCATGCGGACAGCGAGCGGGACTGCTCCGGAGTGGAGTCCCGGTTGCTGATAGGCCATACGTCTAGGGTACTGTGATGGGCCGACAGAGCCCGGCGATCGAAGACCGATGGAGGACCCGTGGCACCCAGCAATCAGGAGCGCGCCGCTCGAGAAGCTCGCACCCGCTTGCGCGATTACCAGGCCCGGCAGACAGCACACACCGAGCGCTCCAAGCGCCGGGTGCGCGACAACGTCATCGCTGCGGTCGTCGTCGTCGTCGTGATCGCCGGAGTCACCGGCGCCCAGCTGTTCTACTTCAATGGCGGACCGGGATCGTCGGTCGCCACGCCGAGCGCATCCGCGACGCCGCCGGCCGACGACAGCGACGCCGCCCCCGAAGGCCAGAACACCGGCGACGTGCCGTCTTCCACCCTCGCCGAGGGCCGGGACTGGACGGGCACGCTCACCATCAACGACCTCCCCCTCGGCATCACGCTCGACGGTGCGGCTGCTCCGCAGGCCGTCTCCGCCTTCCTCTCACAGGCCAAGGAGGGCTTCTTCACCGGCACCTCCTGCCACCGCCTCACCACCAGCGGCATCTTCGTGCTGCAGTGCGGCGACCCGGAAGGCACCGGCACCGGCGGGCCCGGATACAGCTACGGACCGGTCGAGAACGCCCCGGCCGACGACGTCTACCCCGCCGGCACGCTCGCCATGGCCCGCCAGAGCGGAAACGGCTACAGCATGGGCAGCCAGTTCTTCATCGTCTACGACGACAGCACGATCCCCTCGGATGCCGCGGGCGGCTACACGGTGCTCGGCCAGGTCACGAGCGGTCTCGACGCTCTGAAGTCGAGCGTGGTCGCGGCGGGCACGGAAGACGGCTCGGGCGACGGCAAGCCGGCCTCTCCGGCGGTCATCACCAATGTCACAGTTCAATAACCCAGCGCGCCCGGTGCAATAGGCTTGTGGCCGTACTCCAGACATCGTCGACAGGATGGTTCCGTGACCGCTAGTGATCAACACCCGTGGGGGCGTGTGGACGACGATGGATCCGTCTACGTGCTCGAAGCCGATGGTGAGCGACTGGTCGGCCAGTATCCCGATGGCACGAAAGAAGAGGCGATCGCCTACTTCGAGCGCAAGTACACCGATCTCGCCGGGCAGGTGACCCTGCTCGAGCAGCGCGCGAAGCGCGGCGCTCCGGCCAACGACATCGCGAAGGCCGTCGGTGCACTCACGTCGTCGGTGCAGACGGCGAACGCCGTCGGCGACCTGGAGTCGCTGCACACGCGCCTCGAGGCCCTGGCCTCGACCGTGAGCGAGATCACCGAGAAGCAGTCGGCCGAGGCGCAGGCCGAGGTGGCGCAGGCCGTTCTCGACCGCACCGAGATCGTCGTCGAGATCGAAGCCCTCGCGGCCCAAGACCCGGCCAAGGCGCAGTGGAAGACGGTCACCGCGAAGATCGACGAGCTGTTCGCCCGCTGGCAGAAGCACCAGCAGGAGGGCCCGCGTCTTCCCCGCAGCGAGGCTCAGGAATTGTGGAAGCGCTTCCGCGAGGCCCGCACGTCGCTCGAGACGCAGCGCAAGTCGTTCTTCGCCGAGCTCGATCAGGTGCACCGGGATGCGCGGAACCGCAAGCAGGAACTGGTCGACCAGGCCGAAGCTCTCGCTCCGCGCGGGTCCGACGGCATCCCCGCCTACCGCGATCTGCTCGCCGATTGGAAGGCCACCGGCCGCGCCGGCAAGAAGTACGACGACGCGTTGTGGGACAAGTTCAAGGCCGCCGGCGACGTGCTCTACTCGGCCCGCAGCGAGGTCGTGGCCCGCGACGAGCAGGAGTTCGGCGAGAATCTCACGCAGAAGCTGGCCCTGCTAGACGAAGCGGAGCCGCTGCTCAAGGAGACCGATCGCACTCGTGCTCGGGAGGCCCTGATCTCCATCCAGCAGCGCTGGGACGCCATCGGCAAGGTTCCGCGCGAGCAGGTCAAGACCGTCGAAGAGCGGCTGCGCAAGGTCGAGACGGCCGTGCGCAAGCTCGACGAAGACTACTGGAGCCGCAACAACCCCGAGAAGAAGGCCCGTTCAGAGGGGCTCGCCTCGCAGCTCACCGGCGCGATCGATAAGCTGCAGCGCGAGATCGACGACGCCAAGACCGCCGGCGACAGCAAGAAGGTCGCTGAGCTGCAAGAAGCCCTCGATGCCCGCAAGGTGTGGTTGGACGCCCTGGGTTGAGTCGTCAGCGCCTGTGGCGGTATTCCACAGGCGCTGAGTGCTTTGCACGTTGTCCACAGATTGTTCGGTGCCGCCCTGTGCTGGGCGTGCACCGGGCATCATCGAGGCATGGCACCCGCGCTTCCCCTCGTTCTCGACAGCACCCATCTCCCCCTTGCTGAGCTCAGCGCCGCCCGGCTCGACGGCGATCTGCGAGCTCTGGCGGGCGCCTACTGCTCGGTCGACGTGCATCCCTCCGCGGCACTACGCGGTGCGGCGCTCGCTCCACTGGTGCCCGATGGGCTGATCGTCGAACGGATGTCGGCGGCCTGGCTGCACGGCGCGACACCGCGGTTTCCCCGACCGGTGCAGCTGTGCATCCGATCGTCGCACCGCATCCGTGATGTGCCCTCGATCGACAGGCAGGTGCGACAGGTGGTGCTCGGCGATCACGAGATCATGGAGGCCGGGCCGGTGCGGGTCACCGATCCGTTCCGCACCGCCGTCGATCTGGTGCGCTGCGACCCGGTGTTCGACCGCGGTGTCGTGCTGTGCGTGACGACACTGTTGCTGACCGCCCGAGCGTCGACCGTACGGTGCCGGGCCGAATTGCGCCGGGTGCCGCACCTGCCCCACAAACAGCGGGCGCTCCGAAGGCTCGAGGAGATCGACGAGGTGCTCCGCGGTCCGCCGCGCTGATCAGCCGCCGGAGACCCGATAGACGTCGTAGACCGCATCGATCCGCCGCACCGCATTGAGCACGCGGTCGAGGTGCGTCGTGTCGCCCATCTCGAAGACGAAACGGCTGATCGCCAGTCGGTCGCTCGAGGTGTTCACCGAGGCGGAGAGGATGTTGACGTGGTGTTCCGAGAGCACGCGCGTGACATCCGAGAGCAGGCCCGAGCGGTCGAGGGCTTCGACCTGGATCTGCACCAGGAAGACGCTCTTCGACGACGGCGCCCACTCCACTTCGATCATCCGCTCCGGCTCGTTGAGCAGGGCAGCGACGTTGTGGCAGTCGGCCTGGTGCACCGAGACGCCAGAGCCACGGGTCACGAAGCCGACGATGTCGTCGCCCGGCACCGGGGTGCAGCACTTCGCGAGCTTCACCAGGATGTCGGGTGCACCGCGCACGAGCACACCGGAGTCACTGTGGGTGACCCGGGGGCGGTTACCCACGAAGACATCGAGATCGGAGTCATCGCTCTCGACCTCGGTCTGCAGCGACGCGATGACCTTCTCGATCACCGACTGTGTGGAGATGTGCCCCTCGCCGATGGCTGCGTAGAGCCCCGACACGTTGTCGTAGTGCAGCTGGGATGCGACATCCGCGATGGAGTCCTGGCTCATCAGCTTCTGCAGCGGGAGGTTCTGCTTGCGCATGGCGCGCGCGATGGCGTCGCGACCCTGCTCGATGGCCTCGTCGCGGCGCTCCTTGGTGAACCACTGGCGAATCTTGTTGCGCGCGCGAGGGCTCTGCACGAAGCTGAGCCAGTCCTGTGAGGGCCCGGAGTCGGGGTTCTTCGAGGTGAAGACCTCCACCACGTCGCCCGAGCCGAGCGTCGAATCCAGCGGCACCAGCCGCCCGTTCACCTTCGCGCCCATAGTGCGGTGCCCCACCTCGGTGTGCACCGCGTAGGCGAAGTCGACCGGAGTGGCGCCGGCCGGAAGACCGACCACCTTGCCCTTGGGTGTGAAGACGTAGACCTCTTTGGCACCGATCTCGAAGCGCAGCGAGTCGAGGAACTCCCCCGGGTCGACGGTCTCGGCCTGCCAGTCGGAGATGCGCGCCAGCCACGCCATGTCGGTGTCGCTCGACGAGGCGTTCGATGCCGCAGCCTTGCCCCCGTTCACCCGCTCCTTGTACTTCCAGTGCGCTGCGACGCCGTACTCGGCGCGCTGGTGCATCTCGTGGGTACGGATCTGGATCTCGACCGGCCGGCCGCCCGGGCCGATCACCGTCGTGTGCAGCGACTGGTAGAGATTGAACTTGGGGGTGGCGATGTAGTCCTTGAAGCGACCGGGAATCGGATTCCAGCGTGCGTGGATCGATCCGAGCACGGCATAGCAGTCGCGCACGGTGTTCACGAGCACCCGGATGCCGACCAGATCGTAGATCTCGTCGAACTCGCGGCCGCGCACGATCATCTTCTGATAGATCGAGTAGTACTGCTTCGGCCGCCCGGCGACCTTGCCACGGATCTTGCCGGCCTTGAGGTCTTCGCC
It encodes the following:
- the alaS gene encoding alanine--tRNA ligase yields the protein MLTADIRSRWLEFFGDRGHTVVPSASLVSEDPSLLFTVAGMVPFIPYLSGLVPAPYPRATSVQKCIRTLDIEEVGKTTRHGTFFQMNGNFSFGDYFKEGAIGYAWELLTSPESEGGLGFPERDLWVTVYEDDDEAIDIWKRVAGLPDARIQRRGKEDNYWSTGQPGPAGPCSEIYFDRGPAYGSEGGPVADENRYIEIWNLVFMQYLRGEGTSKTEFQILGELPRKNIDTGMGLERVAFLKQGVENLYEIDQVRPVLDRAAEISGRRYGAVHDDDVRMRVVADHVRSALMLMSDGVTPSNEGRGYILRRLLRRTVRSMRLLGVDTATMPELLTASRDAMKAAYPEVSADFDRISRGAYAEEESFLRTLTGGTTILDTAVAATKAGGASVLEGPTAFLLHDTYGFPIDLTLEIAEESGLAVDRVAFESLMAEQKQRAKADAKAKKLGITDLTVYSQFRALGETVFHGYDALESEAPVLGLIVDGVSVNSAVAGEQVEIILAETSLYAESGGQEADSGTIVGDGFELTVLDVQKPVKGLISHRAEVTSGQVAVGDLARSVVDSQWRRGATQAHSATHLIHAALRETLGEQAHQAGSYNKAGYMRLDFSWNQPLSFETRTEIEEIANLAIRDDLEVVTRELPLDEARSMGAMALFGEKYGEVVRMVDIGGPWSRELCAGTHVASSAQIGMINLQGESSIGSTNRRVEALVGIEAFREFATERALVSQLTSSLKTPRDELTARIADLTANLKAAEKKIAAFEAGQLSTRIPALAASAHPVGAVTLVAEDLGELRSPDDVRHLVTGVRDALTASGTTSAVVALAAVAAGKPVVIVATTEGARATGAKAGALAKLAAGVLGGGGGGKDDLAQGGGTDVTAIGAALTAITQSVAG
- a CDS encoding peptidylprolyl isomerase, with product MAPSNQERAAREARTRLRDYQARQTAHTERSKRRVRDNVIAAVVVVVVIAGVTGAQLFYFNGGPGSSVATPSASATPPADDSDAAPEGQNTGDVPSSTLAEGRDWTGTLTINDLPLGITLDGAAAPQAVSAFLSQAKEGFFTGTSCHRLTTSGIFVLQCGDPEGTGTGGPGYSYGPVENAPADDVYPAGTLAMARQSGNGYSMGSQFFIVYDDSTIPSDAAGGYTVLGQVTSGLDALKSSVVAAGTEDGSGDGKPASPAVITNVTVQ
- the rpsD gene encoding 30S ribosomal protein S4, whose product is MATKSRTRSKTRLSRALGIPLTPKAAKYLEKRPYAPGEHGRTKRKQDSDYAVRLREKQRLRAQYGIREKQLKIAFEEARKAKGLTGENLVELLEMRLDALILRSGFARTTAQARQMVVHRHILVDGQLVDRPSFRVKPGQLIHVKAKSEGTEPFQVAAAGGHIDLLPKTPGYLEVELDKLQARLVRRPKRAEVPVTCEVQLVVEYYAAR
- a CDS encoding DUF349 domain-containing protein encodes the protein MTASDQHPWGRVDDDGSVYVLEADGERLVGQYPDGTKEEAIAYFERKYTDLAGQVTLLEQRAKRGAPANDIAKAVGALTSSVQTANAVGDLESLHTRLEALASTVSEITEKQSAEAQAEVAQAVLDRTEIVVEIEALAAQDPAKAQWKTVTAKIDELFARWQKHQQEGPRLPRSEAQELWKRFREARTSLETQRKSFFAELDQVHRDARNRKQELVDQAEALAPRGSDGIPAYRDLLADWKATGRAGKKYDDALWDKFKAAGDVLYSARSEVVARDEQEFGENLTQKLALLDEAEPLLKETDRTRAREALISIQQRWDAIGKVPREQVKTVEERLRKVETAVRKLDEDYWSRNNPEKKARSEGLASQLTGAIDKLQREIDDAKTAGDSKKVAELQEALDARKVWLDALG
- a CDS encoding RelA/SpoT family protein codes for the protein MTETNATSTATLRRLVPRLFSRAQPAGAVDTLIRTVRANHPKADLTIVERAYTAAERAHDGQKRRSGEPYITHPVAVAQILAELGLGSKAVAAALLHDTVEDTEYSLDMVRHDFGDEVAMLVDGVTKLDKVKYGDSAQAETVRKMIVAMSRDIRVLIIKLCDRLHNARTWGFVPTESAQRKAKETLEIYTPLAHRLGIQSIKWELEDLSFAVLYPKLYVEIENLVRQRTPQREEYVQQVIDAVGEDLKAGKIRGKVAGRPKQYYSIYQKMIVRGREFDEIYDLVGIRVLVNTVRDCYAVLGSIHARWNPIPGRFKDYIATPKFNLYQSLHTTVIGPGGRPVEIQIRTHEMHQRAEYGVAAHWKYKERVNGGKAAASNASSSDTDMAWLARISDWQAETVDPGEFLDSLRFEIGAKEVYVFTPKGKVVGLPAGATPVDFAYAVHTEVGHRTMGAKVNGRLVPLDSTLGSGDVVEVFTSKNPDSGPSQDWLSFVQSPRARNKIRQWFTKERRDEAIEQGRDAIARAMRKQNLPLQKLMSQDSIADVASQLHYDNVSGLYAAIGEGHISTQSVIEKVIASLQTEVESDDSDLDVFVGNRPRVTHSDSGVLVRGAPDILVKLAKCCTPVPGDDIVGFVTRGSGVSVHQADCHNVAALLNEPERMIEVEWAPSSKSVFLVQIQVEALDRSGLLSDVTRVLSEHHVNILSASVNTSSDRLAISRFVFEMGDTTHLDRVLNAVRRIDAVYDVYRVSGG
- a CDS encoding replication-associated recombination protein A, which gives rise to MAYQQPGLHSGAVPLAVRMRPRSLDEVAGQKHLLRPGSPLVNLASDTGGTTGSVSVILWGPPGTGKTTLAQAIAHSSGRKFVELSAVTAGVKDVRQVMDDAFRNRDLYGLSTVLFLDEIHRFTKAQQDALLPGVENGWVILVAATTENPSFSVISPLLSRSLLLTLEQLTDDDLGVLIDRAVSDPRGLAGKVALDDEARAAIIRMSSGDARRALTALEASAGTVLAATAGEHGDEDDDEADDDEVPLITGAVLEQSVDRALLRYDRNGDEHYDVISAFIKSVRGSDVDASLHYLARMFEAGEDPRFIARRVIILASEDIGIADPQALPIAVAAAEAVQMIGMPEGRIPLAEAVVYLATAPKSNAAYMGINAAIADVKAGNFGRVPKHLRDAHYAGAKRLGHGKGYKYPHDDDLGVVRQQYLPDELAGKTYYEPTDHGHEREISARLAKLRDITRGPQK
- the ruvX gene encoding Holliday junction resolvase RuvX; translation: MRPGVRIGIDVGKARIGVARTDPHGMLATPVETVPRSKDGEGDADIRRIRDIVAELDAMEIVVGLPLSMSGGETASTQDARDFAERLATARNPPVRMIDERLTTVSAQTALHANGRNTRSSRPVIDQVAAVILVQHALDSERSSGKPPGILIDPSQGKGSD
- a CDS encoding DUF948 domain-containing protein, with protein sequence MSGGDIAGLIAAGVFAVLVAIIAIPLVKLGGVFDQTRDSIKDVSDGITPILTESTVTVQEANKQLARVDVITRNVEEVTGNVSSLVSLFAASVGGPLIKLASFSAAVRAAMLSFRAAKGEDADGTARRPKKPKKTTH